In Halococcus salifodinae DSM 8989, one DNA window encodes the following:
- the hutH gene encoding histidine ammonia-lyase, which produces MSEREPVVLDGASLTPEGVAAVARDDAKVTIAESAREAVRESRERVEEVLESGEAVYGLNTGFGQLVTERIPEGERERLQTNLVRSHASGVGDELDREAVRAMMLTRINALVKGYSGIREVVIDHLVTMLNEGVHPVVRSRGSLGASGDLAPLAHQALVLLGEGTAEVDGERLDGEAALARAGLEPLSLAAKEGLALINGTQLSVGLAALCVVDAERAVRGADVAGALTTEVSMGTTASCDPAIQDVRPHDGQAASARNVRKLTAGSGIVESHRNCDRVQDAYSLRCLPQVHGAVRDAIAHLREAVETELNSATDNPLVFSGSEVDERASGTASVGVLSGGNFHGEPLALRLDYLTNALTELAAIAERRTDRLLNPNLQEDHLPPFLTPESGVRSGYMIAQYSAATLVNQSRSLGSPATDNTPVSGGQEDHVSMSAESAHHARTAVENALATVGIELLCGAQAMEFVDDGLDPGAGTGAAYDAIREHVPPLDDDRPLHTEIEIATELVATGRLDDAIECALDDTIE; this is translated from the coding sequence ATGAGTGAGCGCGAGCCAGTCGTTCTCGACGGGGCGTCGCTCACACCCGAGGGCGTGGCTGCGGTCGCTCGCGACGACGCGAAGGTGACGATCGCCGAGTCCGCGCGCGAGGCCGTTCGGGAGTCCCGTGAGCGCGTTGAAGAGGTTCTCGAAAGCGGCGAGGCGGTCTACGGCCTGAACACCGGATTCGGCCAGCTCGTGACCGAACGCATCCCCGAGGGCGAGCGCGAGCGCCTCCAGACCAATCTCGTCCGGAGCCACGCCTCCGGCGTGGGTGACGAACTCGATCGCGAGGCGGTCCGTGCGATGATGCTCACCAGGATCAACGCCTTGGTGAAAGGGTATTCGGGCATCCGCGAGGTCGTCATCGATCACCTCGTGACGATGCTCAACGAGGGCGTCCATCCGGTCGTCCGGTCGCGGGGCAGCCTCGGCGCGAGCGGCGATCTCGCACCACTAGCCCACCAAGCCCTCGTCCTGTTGGGTGAAGGAACCGCAGAAGTGGACGGCGAGCGACTCGACGGCGAGGCGGCGCTCGCACGGGCAGGCCTCGAACCACTCTCACTCGCCGCGAAGGAGGGGCTCGCGCTCATCAACGGCACCCAACTGTCCGTCGGGCTGGCCGCGCTCTGTGTCGTCGACGCCGAGCGCGCCGTTCGCGGAGCAGATGTCGCTGGCGCACTCACGACCGAGGTCTCGATGGGGACGACTGCCTCCTGCGATCCGGCGATTCAGGACGTGCGGCCCCACGACGGCCAGGCTGCGAGCGCGCGGAACGTCCGAAAACTCACCGCCGGCTCGGGGATCGTCGAGTCTCACCGCAACTGTGATCGGGTTCAGGACGCCTACTCGTTACGCTGTCTCCCGCAGGTCCACGGCGCGGTGCGCGACGCGATCGCCCACCTCCGCGAGGCCGTCGAAACCGAGCTGAATAGCGCGACCGACAACCCGCTCGTCTTTTCGGGGAGCGAGGTCGACGAACGCGCGAGCGGCACGGCGTCGGTCGGCGTGCTCTCGGGCGGCAATTTTCATGGGGAGCCGCTCGCGCTCCGGCTCGATTATCTCACGAACGCACTCACGGAGCTCGCCGCGATCGCCGAGCGCCGCACCGATCGGCTGCTCAATCCGAATCTCCAGGAGGATCACCTCCCACCGTTCCTCACGCCCGAAAGCGGCGTCCGCTCGGGCTACATGATCGCCCAGTACAGCGCCGCCACGCTCGTGAACCAGAGTCGATCGCTCGGGTCGCCCGCGACCGACAACACGCCCGTGAGCGGCGGTCAGGAGGATCACGTGAGTATGAGCGCCGAAAGCGCACACCACGCCCGGACCGCCGTCGAGAACGCGCTCGCAACTGTGGGGATCGAACTCCTCTGTGGCGCACAGGCGATGGAGTTCGTCGACGACGGTCTCGATCCTGGGGCGGGGACTGGCGCGGCCTACGACGCGATCCGCGAACACGTGCCGCCGCTCGACGACG
- the hutI gene encoding imidazolonepropionase, with protein sequence MTELTTLIHDASEIVVGPGDDDTLERYEDAALAVVDGRVAAVGPTDEIVAEHPPENASHAIDADGRSVIPGFVDSHTHGLFAGDRSDEFAAKLRGKEYQEILAEGGGILRTVRAVREASDEQLLSNLLGHLDTMLAHGTTTVEIKSGYGLDTGTELRMLDVIRRADDAHPIDVVPTFMGAHAVPEGSDAEAYTERVLDDQLPAVADQGVAEFCDVFCEEDVFSVAQSRRVLEAGVEHGLTPKVHAEEFVRLGGAQLAADLDAASADHLLHANADDRAALADAGVTPVLLPGTAFSLGADYADARAFLDEGGSVAVATDFNPNCHSQSMGFAIALACVGMEMTPAEALLAGTHGGARALDRAGEADGADGADGVGTLREGMAADVTIVDAPSHVHVPYNFGVNTVETVLKRGEPVSGMEGNHE encoded by the coding sequence ATGACTGAACTCACGACGCTCATTCACGATGCGAGCGAGATCGTCGTCGGACCTGGCGACGACGACACACTCGAACGATACGAGGACGCCGCTCTCGCCGTTGTCGACGGTCGCGTGGCCGCTGTCGGTCCGACCGACGAGATCGTTGCGGAACATCCGCCCGAGAACGCCAGCCATGCGATCGACGCCGATGGACGGAGCGTGATTCCGGGGTTTGTGGATTCACACACCCACGGCCTGTTCGCTGGCGATCGCTCCGACGAGTTCGCGGCGAAGCTCCGCGGGAAGGAGTATCAGGAGATCCTCGCCGAAGGCGGCGGCATTCTCCGAACCGTGCGCGCCGTCCGCGAGGCGAGCGACGAGCAGTTGCTCTCGAACCTGCTCGGCCATCTTGACACGATGCTCGCTCACGGCACCACCACAGTAGAGATCAAATCCGGCTACGGCCTCGACACCGGAACCGAACTCCGGATGCTCGACGTCATCCGGCGGGCCGACGATGCCCACCCGATTGACGTGGTCCCCACGTTCATGGGTGCACACGCCGTTCCCGAGGGGAGCGATGCCGAGGCGTACACGGAGCGAGTCCTCGACGACCAGCTCCCCGCAGTCGCCGACCAGGGGGTCGCCGAGTTCTGTGACGTGTTCTGCGAGGAAGACGTGTTCTCGGTCGCACAGTCGAGACGGGTGCTCGAAGCCGGCGTCGAACACGGACTCACCCCCAAAGTTCACGCCGAGGAGTTCGTCCGGCTCGGCGGCGCACAGCTCGCGGCCGATCTCGACGCGGCGAGCGCGGACCATCTGCTCCACGCGAACGCCGACGACCGTGCGGCGCTCGCCGACGCGGGCGTCACGCCAGTCCTCCTTCCCGGCACGGCCTTCTCACTCGGCGCGGACTACGCCGACGCGCGGGCGTTTCTCGACGAGGGAGGGTCGGTCGCGGTGGCGACCGATTTCAACCCGAACTGTCACTCTCAGAGCATGGGGTTCGCGATCGCACTCGCCTGCGTCGGGATGGAGATGACGCCCGCCGAGGCACTGCTGGCTGGCACTCACGGCGGCGCACGCGCGCTCGATCGTGCCGGCGAGGCGGATGGGGCGGACGGAGCGGACGGGGTCGGCACGCTCCGCGAGGGAATGGCCGCCGACGTGACCATCGTCGATGCACCATCGCACGTCCACGTGCCGTACAACTTCGGCGTGAACACCGTCGAAACGGTGCTTAAGCGCGGCGAACCGGTCTCGGGGATGGAGGGCAATCATGAGTGA
- the hutG gene encoding formimidoylglutamase, translating into MSLHEPPAWSGPSSDPNDEQFGDVVEPATLDRAVEFDAVLVGEPYDGAVIGRRGAREGPAALREALAGVKTHHFDAGPVESIGDLGNVTIPDGDVSSVQETVRETTREIHASDALPVFLGGDNSLTYPNATPLLSESLGVVNFDAHLDCREVRGEPTSGTPYRQLHEAGLDAYACVGARHFETSTAYAEYVDEQNGAIVTSEAVGDDLAGAVDRALDAMAGVETLYVSLDLDVLDATAAPGVSAPTPGGITTRELFESLRRVAADDRVAGFEVVECAPPLDTEGRTAAAGARAVAHFLTGHMEEHDD; encoded by the coding sequence ATGAGCCTGCACGAGCCGCCGGCGTGGTCGGGGCCGTCGTCAGACCCGAACGACGAGCAGTTCGGCGACGTCGTCGAACCGGCGACGCTCGATCGCGCCGTCGAGTTCGACGCGGTGCTCGTCGGCGAGCCCTACGACGGCGCGGTGATCGGCCGACGCGGCGCGCGCGAAGGACCGGCTGCGCTCCGCGAAGCACTCGCCGGCGTCAAAACCCACCACTTCGATGCAGGTCCCGTCGAATCGATCGGCGACCTCGGTAACGTCACGATTCCGGATGGCGATGTTAGCTCGGTCCAAGAGACCGTCCGCGAGACCACCCGCGAGATTCATGCCAGCGACGCGCTTCCAGTCTTCCTCGGTGGCGACAACTCGCTCACGTACCCGAACGCCACACCGCTGCTCTCGGAGTCGCTCGGCGTCGTCAACTTCGACGCTCATCTCGACTGTCGTGAGGTCCGCGGAGAGCCGACCAGCGGGACGCCGTACCGACAGCTCCACGAGGCGGGTCTCGACGCCTACGCCTGCGTCGGGGCGCGTCACTTCGAAACCTCGACGGCGTACGCCGAGTACGTCGACGAACAGAACGGCGCGATCGTCACGAGCGAAGCGGTCGGCGACGATCTCGCTGGAGCGGTCGACCGCGCGCTCGACGCGATGGCCGGCGTCGAGACGCTCTACGTCAGTTTGGACCTCGACGTGCTCGACGCCACAGCCGCGCCGGGCGTGAGCGCACCCACACCCGGCGGGATCACGACGCGCGAACTCTTCGAAAGCCTCCGTCGTGTCGCGGCCGACGACCGCGTGGCGGGGTTCGAGGTCGTCGAGTGTGCGCCGCCGCTCGACACCGAGGGACGGACTGCCGCCGCGGGCGCACGAGCCGTCGCTCACTTTCTGACGGGACACATGGAGGAACACGATGACTGA
- the hutU gene encoding urocanate hydratase, giving the protein MSEQESAATESGIGEPSNEWREYQGAPTGTEIECEGWRQEAALRMLNNNLDPEVAEKPEDLVVYGGTGRAARSWDAYDTILAELRDLGDEETLLVQSGKPVGRFPTHERAPRVLIANSNLVGKWDDWEHFHELEAEGKIMYGQMTAGSWAYIGTQGIIQGTYETLAELGRQEYDDDLEGKIVATGGLGGMSGAQPLAVTMNRGVCIAAEVDTHRIERRLETDYLMERAESLDEALAAAEAAAEAGEPYSVAVEMNVADMLEAMDDRDFVPDVVTDQTSAHDELEGYYPSGYTVDEADELREKNPERYVEESLDTMERHVDAILELQDRGAVAFEYGNNLRGQVEDHRGREDVDSGMWPLSGSDPEDRQAFDFPGFVPAYIRPMFCRGRGPFRWAALSGDPADIHRTDEAVTELFPEKESLARWIDLAQEQVSFQGLPSRVCWLGYHAEDDADGLTERARFALRINELVADGEISAPIVVTRDHLDAGSVASPHRETEAMKDGTDAVADWPILNALLNCAAGADIVSVHDGGGVGIGNALHANNHVVLDGSELAAEKARRVFTTDPGMGVIRHADAGYEDAIDEADQSDVAVPIRDRQ; this is encoded by the coding sequence ATGAGCGAACAGGAGTCCGCCGCGACCGAGTCCGGAATCGGCGAACCGTCCAACGAGTGGCGCGAGTACCAGGGCGCGCCGACGGGCACCGAGATCGAATGTGAAGGCTGGCGACAGGAGGCCGCTCTCCGGATGCTCAACAACAATCTCGATCCTGAGGTCGCCGAAAAGCCCGAGGACCTCGTGGTGTACGGCGGGACCGGACGGGCGGCCCGCAGCTGGGACGCCTACGACACCATCCTCGCCGAGTTGCGTGATCTCGGCGACGAGGAAACCCTCCTCGTCCAGTCGGGCAAACCAGTCGGCCGGTTCCCGACCCACGAGCGCGCGCCCCGCGTCCTCATCGCGAACTCGAATCTTGTAGGGAAGTGGGACGACTGGGAGCACTTCCACGAACTCGAAGCCGAGGGCAAGATCATGTACGGCCAGATGACTGCCGGCTCGTGGGCGTACATCGGCACGCAGGGGATCATCCAGGGAACCTACGAGACTCTCGCCGAACTCGGTCGTCAAGAATATGACGACGACCTCGAAGGCAAGATCGTCGCCACCGGCGGTCTGGGAGGGATGAGCGGCGCACAGCCGCTCGCAGTCACGATGAATCGGGGTGTCTGTATCGCCGCCGAAGTCGACACCCATCGGATCGAGCGCCGACTGGAGACGGACTACCTGATGGAGCGCGCCGAGAGCCTCGACGAGGCGCTCGCCGCCGCCGAGGCGGCAGCCGAAGCCGGCGAGCCGTACAGCGTCGCGGTCGAGATGAACGTCGCGGACATGCTCGAAGCGATGGATGACCGGGACTTCGTCCCCGACGTCGTGACCGACCAGACCAGCGCCCACGACGAGCTGGAGGGGTATTACCCGAGCGGCTACACGGTCGACGAAGCCGACGAGCTCCGAGAGAAGAATCCAGAGCGCTACGTCGAAGAGAGCCTCGACACGATGGAGCGCCACGTCGACGCCATCCTCGAACTCCAGGATCGCGGCGCGGTCGCCTTCGAGTACGGCAACAACCTCCGCGGGCAGGTCGAGGATCACCGCGGGCGTGAGGATGTCGACAGCGGCATGTGGCCGCTGTCGGGCAGCGATCCGGAGGATCGCCAGGCGTTCGACTTCCCGGGGTTCGTTCCCGCCTACATCCGGCCGATGTTCTGCCGCGGCCGCGGGCCGTTCCGCTGGGCGGCGCTCTCGGGCGATCCCGCCGACATCCACCGTACCGACGAGGCGGTGACCGAACTGTTCCCCGAAAAGGAGTCGCTCGCCCGTTGGATCGACCTCGCCCAGGAGCAGGTGTCCTTCCAGGGCCTCCCGTCGCGGGTCTGTTGGCTCGGCTACCACGCCGAGGACGACGCCGACGGCCTCACCGAGCGCGCGCGGTTCGCACTCCGGATCAACGAGTTGGTCGCCGACGGTGAGATCAGCGCGCCGATTGTCGTCACCCGCGATCACCTCGACGCCGGCAGCGTCGCTAGCCCACACCGCGAGACCGAGGCGATGAAGGACGGCACCGACGCAGTCGCCGACTGGCCGATCCTGAACGCGCTGCTGAACTGCGCGGCGGGCGCGGACATCGTGAGCGTCCACGACGGCGGCGGCGTCGGCATCGGCAACGCGCTCCACGCCAACAACCACGTCGTGCTCGACGGCTCCGAACTGGCTGCCGAGAAAGCTCGACGCGTCTTTACGACCGATCCCGGTATGGGGGTGATCCGCCACGCCGACGCGGGCTACGAAGATGCCATCGACGAGGCCGACCAGTCGGACGTGGCGGTGCCGATACGGGATCGACAATGA
- the arcD gene encoding arginine/ornithine antiporter ArcD: MVAFEPRLFEEIAPEERPSLAAALVPVGAMIVFLSVGIVVFGLDPQFPLFWGIAFTGLFARLHLGFSWDELYDGITDSILMGMRVILIMFVVYALIATWVQAGTIPGLMYYGLELLTPSIFLPLTAVLAAIVSFAVGSSWTTAGTLGVAFIGIGSGLGIPAPMTAGAILTGAYTGDKQSPLSDTTNLAAAVTNTDLYDHINAMRAGTLLAFGISVVLYVFLGLSASGNIPVGRVGAIQSAIQGSYVVTPLVFLPLVVTFGLAIYGVPALPSLGAGVFAGALTSVFVQRTEFAAAWSAAQSGTAPETGMELVNGLLESGGLLGGAWIVTIALAALSLGGMLERTGILAVLAHHLGRLSRGVASLTGVTAISAVSMNMLAAEQYISIVVPGMTLRNLYSEQGLKSKNLSRAVEAAGTTTAALIPWGSGGLFMAGTLGVPTLTYAPYYFFGFLSPLVLLLMGVTGWGIEYQEGAHGDGDDATSTGGGATAPAGED; encoded by the coding sequence ATGGTAGCGTTCGAACCGCGGCTGTTCGAGGAGATCGCTCCCGAGGAACGACCGTCGCTCGCGGCGGCGCTCGTTCCCGTCGGAGCGATGATCGTCTTTCTCAGCGTCGGCATCGTCGTCTTCGGACTTGACCCGCAGTTCCCGCTGTTCTGGGGGATCGCCTTCACCGGGCTGTTCGCTCGGCTGCATCTCGGGTTTTCGTGGGACGAACTGTACGACGGCATCACCGACAGCATCCTGATGGGGATGCGGGTGATTCTCATCATGTTCGTCGTCTACGCGCTGATCGCGACGTGGGTGCAGGCGGGCACCATTCCGGGACTGATGTACTACGGCCTGGAGCTACTCACGCCGTCGATCTTCCTGCCGTTGACCGCCGTTCTCGCGGCGATCGTCTCGTTTGCGGTCGGTTCGTCGTGGACCACGGCCGGTACGCTCGGCGTTGCGTTCATCGGGATCGGCTCCGGACTCGGCATTCCCGCTCCGATGACCGCCGGGGCCATTCTCACGGGCGCGTACACGGGCGACAAGCAGTCGCCGCTGTCGGATACGACGAACCTCGCGGCCGCCGTGACGAACACCGACCTCTACGACCACATCAACGCGATGCGCGCCGGCACGCTCCTCGCGTTCGGGATCTCGGTCGTTCTCTACGTGTTCCTCGGCCTGAGCGCGTCCGGGAACATTCCAGTCGGACGCGTCGGCGCGATCCAGAGCGCGATCCAGGGGTCGTACGTCGTGACACCGCTCGTCTTCCTCCCGCTGGTCGTCACCTTCGGCCTCGCGATCTACGGCGTCCCGGCACTCCCCTCGCTCGGGGCGGGCGTCTTCGCGGGCGCTCTCACGTCGGTGTTCGTTCAGAGGACCGAGTTCGCCGCCGCGTGGTCGGCCGCCCAGTCCGGGACCGCCCCCGAAACGGGGATGGAACTCGTGAACGGTCTGCTCGAAAGCGGCGGGCTGCTCGGTGGCGCGTGGATCGTCACGATCGCGCTCGCCGCGCTCTCACTCGGCGGGATGCTCGAACGAACGGGGATCCTCGCCGTCCTCGCCCACCACCTCGGCCGGCTGAGTCGCGGCGTGGCGAGTCTCACCGGTGTGACGGCGATCTCGGCCGTCTCGATGAACATGCTCGCCGCAGAGCAGTACATCAGCATCGTCGTGCCGGGGATGACCCTCAGAAACCTCTACAGCGAACAGGGTCTGAAGAGCAAGAACCTCTCGCGCGCCGTCGAGGCCGCCGGGACGACGACGGCCGCCCTCATCCCGTGGGGCAGCGGCGGCCTCTTCATGGCCGGCACTCTCGGGGTTCCGACGCTGACGTACGCCCCCTACTACTTCTTCGGGTTCCTCTCGCCGCTCGTCCTCCTGCTCATGGGTGTCACCGGCTGGGGGATCGAGTACCAGGAGGGAGCGCACGGCGACGGCGACGACGCCACATCGACAGGCGGTGGGGCGACGGCTCCCGCTGGCGAGGACTGA
- a CDS encoding helix-turn-helix domain-containing protein — MYEATFRIEGDGAYAAATAGTDAAVELWCNDHCDLLYVTKDATDEILAHVRERVGVQDLLRRPDELMIVTGECLKRREGDLIESYLARHDCLLLPPLRYAGGAKSCRVLALDPANLTACYRDLIDDGFSVSVEQKREIETVTHDAPLLTLDGVLPDLSARQRETFEVAYDRGYYEIPREVTTTEIADAVGVERRTAEEHLRRAENKLVAALIEYVRA, encoded by the coding sequence ATGTACGAGGCCACCTTCCGGATCGAGGGCGATGGGGCCTACGCCGCCGCGACCGCTGGCACCGACGCCGCGGTCGAACTGTGGTGTAACGACCACTGTGATCTCCTCTATGTCACGAAGGACGCGACCGACGAGATCCTCGCACACGTCCGCGAGCGCGTCGGCGTGCAAGACCTCCTCCGACGGCCGGACGAGCTGATGATCGTCACCGGCGAGTGTCTCAAACGACGCGAGGGCGATCTGATCGAGTCGTATCTCGCCCGCCACGACTGCCTCCTGCTGCCGCCGCTGCGCTACGCCGGCGGCGCGAAATCCTGCCGGGTGCTCGCGCTCGATCCGGCCAACCTCACGGCGTGCTACCGCGACCTCATCGACGACGGGTTTTCCGTCTCGGTCGAGCAAAAGCGCGAGATCGAGACGGTCACCCACGACGCGCCCCTGCTCACGCTCGATGGGGTCCTCCCCGATCTCTCGGCGCGCCAGCGCGAGACGTTCGAGGTCGCCTACGACCGCGGGTACTACGAGATCCCCCGGGAAGTCACGACCACCGAGATCGCCGACGCAGTCGGGGTCGAGCGACGGACCGCTGAGGAACACCTCCGACGGGCGGAGAACAAGCTGGTCGCAGCGCTGATCGAGTACGTTCGGGCTTAG
- a CDS encoding YjiH family protein: MSTESQDQTWAIDGAPSARDIDEIDLNEFETGPIAKFVVAFAVGAVFFLVPVPWQGEITVPFDIVVSTITTSFPDAVGVYALAIIVAGGVLTTAAELDARNALSLDADLSYFESSVAFWALRVLGAVLAPVMFFKLGPDWLHTPATGGFMWGTLIYSVGVIIPIGAIFITIFVELGGLEFVGTLARPVMNPLFKLPGRAALDSLASWVGSYSVGLYVTRNVFDRGGYNKREVFIISTCFSTVSIGFVGVVAATLDMLALFPVIFLAYFVCVVICAAILVRVPPISTVPEEYIAEPDPEVPFVGSPPEYLRFALSEAVGKAKEGETFAQAAWRGFVDGLKLTSLILGTILAVGLAAVLLSAYTPTFDILGAPLVPVIELLGLPNAETVAPATIVGITEMYVPVLLIQDAAPMARFFIAVLAVSQLIFFSSVGPMTMDMFSDVPVRFRDLVTLFVMRTVILVPLIAGMTHLVAALGLL; this comes from the coding sequence ATGAGTACCGAATCACAGGATCAGACATGGGCCATCGACGGCGCACCGTCGGCCCGCGACATCGACGAGATCGACCTCAACGAGTTCGAGACTGGACCGATAGCGAAGTTCGTCGTCGCGTTCGCCGTCGGCGCGGTCTTCTTCCTCGTCCCGGTGCCGTGGCAGGGCGAGATCACCGTCCCGTTCGACATCGTCGTCAGCACGATCACCACCTCGTTTCCGGACGCCGTCGGGGTGTACGCGCTGGCGATCATCGTCGCCGGTGGCGTGCTGACGACCGCCGCCGAACTCGACGCTCGGAATGCGCTATCGCTCGACGCCGACCTGTCGTACTTCGAGAGTTCGGTCGCGTTCTGGGCACTCCGGGTGCTCGGCGCGGTGCTCGCGCCGGTGATGTTCTTCAAGCTCGGCCCCGACTGGCTCCACACTCCGGCGACGGGCGGTTTCATGTGGGGAACGCTGATCTACAGCGTCGGCGTCATCATCCCGATCGGCGCGATCTTCATCACGATCTTCGTCGAGCTCGGCGGGCTGGAGTTCGTCGGCACGCTCGCGAGGCCGGTGATGAACCCGCTGTTCAAACTCCCTGGAAGAGCGGCGCTCGACAGCCTCGCGTCGTGGGTCGGGTCGTACTCGGTGGGCCTCTACGTCACCCGGAACGTCTTCGATCGCGGCGGCTACAACAAGCGGGAAGTGTTCATCATCTCGACCTGCTTCTCGACGGTGAGCATCGGGTTCGTCGGCGTTGTCGCCGCCACGCTCGACATGCTCGCACTGTTCCCGGTCATCTTCCTCGCGTACTTCGTGTGTGTCGTGATCTGCGCCGCGATCCTCGTCCGGGTGCCGCCGATCAGCACCGTTCCGGAAGAATACATTGCCGAACCCGATCCCGAGGTTCCGTTCGTCGGCTCTCCGCCGGAGTATCTCCGGTTCGCGCTGAGCGAGGCGGTCGGGAAAGCAAAGGAGGGCGAGACGTTCGCGCAGGCGGCGTGGCGCGGGTTCGTCGACGGGCTGAAGCTCACGAGCCTCATTCTCGGGACGATCCTCGCGGTCGGTCTTGCGGCGGTGCTCCTCTCGGCGTACACCCCGACGTTCGATATCCTCGGTGCGCCGCTCGTGCCCGTGATCGAACTGCTCGGGCTGCCGAACGCCGAGACCGTCGCGCCGGCGACCATCGTGGGGATCACCGAGATGTACGTTCCGGTCCTGCTGATTCAGGATGCCGCGCCGATGGCTCGGTTCTTCATCGCCGTGCTCGCTGTCTCCCAACTCATCTTCTTCTCCAGCGTCGGCCCGATGACGATGGACATGTTCAGCGATGTTCCGGTTCGGTTCCGCGACCTCGTGACGCTGTTCGTCATGCGCACGGTCATCCTCGTGCCGCTGATCGCTGGGATGACCCACCTCGTCGCCGCGCTCGGACTGCTCTAA
- a CDS encoding cupin domain-containing protein has translation MKIVETDDADGFFEIVAGTDRSQAATMVLSPGQSTGGPENRHPDADQWCYVADGTGTAVVGGEEHRLEPGTLVCIEAGETHEIRNDTSAGDSDDTDAERELRTVNVYAPPVY, from the coding sequence ATGAAGATCGTCGAGACCGACGACGCCGACGGCTTTTTCGAGATAGTCGCCGGCACCGATCGGTCCCAGGCCGCAACGATGGTGCTCTCGCCGGGCCAGTCCACGGGCGGTCCCGAGAATCGCCACCCCGATGCCGACCAGTGGTGCTACGTCGCCGACGGAACCGGGACCGCCGTCGTCGGCGGTGAAGAACACCGTCTCGAACCGGGAACACTCGTTTGCATCGAGGCTGGCGAGACTCACGAGATACGCAACGACACCAGCGCAGGTGACAGCGACGATACCGACGCCGAGAGGGAACTTCGGACGGTCAACGTCTACGCACCACCGGTGTACTGA
- a CDS encoding NADP-dependent oxidoreductase: MTDTSRQFVLGKRPDGKPDRDTFELEKGDVPEPRHGEVLVRTCYLSVDPYMRGRMRDRDSYADPWDVGDRMGGHVVGEVVESEHDAWSVGEFVFGEGFWSEHSLLDGDDLTPVDPSLQNLSLPAYLGVLGMPGRTAYFGTLDVLEPDPGDTVAISGAAGAVGSTVGQIASLAGARVVGFAGSDEKVDYLEDDLGFDAGINYKTTENYRAALADAAPNGIDAYFDNVGGPISDAVFSQLNVDARVAICGQIALYNDEGVPTGPRKLPQLIAPRARVEGFLVGDYATRFEHANDRLREWVTNGDIEHRESIVEGFENAPDAFLGLFEGDNIGKQVVKVAEPSE; the protein is encoded by the coding sequence GTGACAGACACCAGCCGCCAGTTCGTTCTGGGCAAGCGGCCCGACGGGAAACCCGATCGCGACACGTTCGAACTCGAAAAAGGCGACGTTCCGGAGCCACGCCACGGCGAGGTGCTCGTCCGCACGTGCTACCTCTCGGTCGACCCGTACATGCGCGGCCGGATGCGCGACCGTGACTCGTACGCCGATCCGTGGGACGTCGGCGATCGAATGGGGGGCCACGTCGTCGGCGAAGTCGTCGAATCCGAGCATGACGCGTGGTCCGTCGGCGAGTTCGTCTTCGGCGAGGGGTTCTGGAGCGAGCATTCCCTCCTCGACGGCGATGACCTCACGCCCGTCGATCCCTCGCTCCAAAACCTTTCGCTGCCTGCCTACCTCGGCGTGCTCGGGATGCCCGGCCGGACGGCGTACTTCGGCACGCTCGACGTGCTCGAACCTGACCCCGGCGACACGGTAGCGATCTCCGGGGCGGCGGGCGCAGTCGGCTCGACCGTCGGCCAGATCGCAAGCCTCGCCGGCGCGCGCGTCGTCGGATTCGCGGGCAGCGACGAGAAAGTGGACTACCTCGAAGACGACCTCGGGTTCGACGCCGGGATCAACTACAAAACGACCGAGAACTATCGCGCAGCGCTCGCCGACGCCGCACCGAACGGCATCGACGCTTACTTCGACAACGTCGGCGGCCCGATCTCGGACGCGGTGTTCTCCCAGTTGAACGTCGACGCGCGGGTGGCGATCTGCGGCCAGATCGCGCTCTACAACGACGAGGGCGTTCCGACCGGGCCGCGCAAACTCCCACAGCTCATCGCGCCGCGCGCCCGCGTCGAGGGCTTTCTCGTCGGTGACTACGCGACCAGATTCGAGCACGCGAACGACCGACTCCGTGAGTGGGTGACGAACGGCGACATCGAGCACCGAGAATCGATCGTCGAGGGGTTCGAAAACGCTCCCGACGCCTTTCTCGGACTGTTCGAGGGCGACAACATCGGCAAGCAGGTCGTGAAGGTCGCCGAGCCGAGCGAATAA